In Colletotrichum lupini chromosome 6, complete sequence, a single window of DNA contains:
- a CDS encoding dihydrodipicolinate synthase gives MSDDSVAYSSQAEASQGAPKAKHLRLPNGVYAPTLAFFSHSEDIDTVTLEHHVTRLIKAGVAGIVIHGSIGEAVHLTREERSTMIRCAADTIYREYCDRLKNTRAPLIAACGAQSTRRTLQLYRDAAQSGASQALITVSSYYASVVNNEMIIQHFYEVADKSFIPLIIDNFPAAASGLELALDDILRIAKHPNSIRQCHVLGANGTIAGLANFATYACVRVRGLSDRGEFLEAQHLQSVNARGNSVVTGLGLVGIKAVVTFWNDYGGAPRKPCYLPPLVEVIKVSEELSELFRAEYEAKAPATRC, from the coding sequence ATGTCGGATGACAGCGTGGCTTATAGTTCGCAGGCGGAAGCCTCGCAAGGGGCACCCAAGGCAAAGCATCTTCGTCTCCCCAATGGAGTGTACGCTCCCACTCTCGCCTTCTTTAGTCATTCCGAGGACATCGACACAGTAACTCTCGAGCATCATGTCACCAGACTGATCAAAGCAGGGGTAGCAGGCATCGTTATTCACGGTTCTATCGGCGAAGCAGTGCACCTGACGAGGGAGGAACGCAGCACCATGATCAGGTGCGCAGCCGATACTATCTACAGAGAGTATTGCGACAGACTCAAGAATACTCGCGCTCCATTGATCGCCGCGTGCGGTGCTCAGTCGACGCGTAGAACACTTCAACTCTATCGAGACGCAGCCCAGAGCGGCGCGTCTCAAGCATTAATCACAGTTTCAAGCTACTACGCATCTGTCGTCAACAATGAAATGATCATACAGCACTTCTACGAAGTCGCGGACAAATCCTTCATCCCATTAATCATCGACAACTTCCCGGCGGCAGCCTCGGGACTAGAACTCGCCTTGGACGACATTCTCCGTATCGCGAAGCACCCCAACTCCATCCGCCAGTGTCATGTACTCGGGGCGAACGGAACGATCGCGGGCCTCGCCAACTTCGCAACATATGCGTGCGTGCGTGTCAGGGGGCTCTCTGATCGAGGTGAGTTCCTTGAGGCGCAGCATCTACAGTCTGTCAATGCGAGAGGGAACTCAGTCGTCACTGGCCTAGGGCTCGTGGGTATTAAGGCGGTGGTCACTTTTTGGAATGACTACGGAGGCGCGCCGCGGAAGCCCTGCTACCTGCCGCCGCTTGTTGAGGTCATCAAAGTTTCAGAGGAGCTGAGTGAGCTGTTCCGAGCAGAGTACGAAGCGAAAGCGCCGGCTACGAGATGTTGA